Proteins from a single region of Catenulispora acidiphila DSM 44928:
- a CDS encoding DUF5682 family protein, protein MTSSEKVSGTLAEHAIGDGTEGVVGNVIGNVIGNVIGNLTVIGVRHHSPACAGLVREAIERLRPAHVLIEGPSDMNDRIGEFLLGHELPVAVFTSVRVGSSARGSWSPFCAYSPEWVALTEGTRAGAEVRFIDLPAWHPAFSVLTNRYADAELRFTEVVDELCRQFGMDNIDTLWDHIAEMEAGQTSAAELGERLNTYFDLVRTASEADRQPGGGSGTDSDGGPSGDPGGGLGGDPSGDSGGDSSELTSDEIREAYMARWISGALRQSPDRPVLVVCGGFHRPALMRLAAEALSRPGDAAWPKAEPAPAESTASYLVPYSFKRLDSFDGYQSGMPSPGYYQRLWELGPSGAAAALTEDVVLRLRKRSQRVSTADLIAARVNGEGLAAVRGHRYPARADLLDGLVSALVTEALDQPLPWTGRRLLAPGTHPAVVEMVAALSGDQVGRLHPDTPLPPLVHDAEAELERHGLADKKSATLDLTVDSERESSRLLHRLRVLRIPGYDRVSGPDPAAEDSTFTEEWRITTERDRLAALIEAGGYGPTVELAATARLGERVQGGGGLEAAALALFDAVLCGIEDLSQEVLGSLSQSVGAGNDVEPLGEVLAAVLGLWRHDQLLAAQESATLGTVIDASVDRLLWLVESAPGAAGAPAQPRRIAAVRSVRDAVRHAAARLELDTVRALEVMARIADNAEAAPDLRGAAFGFGWSLGTPPPDAERTIRAAGSPASLGDWLGGLFALAREQCLEEASVLPVLNDLVTAMTDRDLLVALPALRQAFGYFPPRERETIAGQVLRLHGVEDSVRSLVRAKIDDPVALARGRELDSHVQAVLEREGLIR, encoded by the coding sequence ATGACGTCCTCTGAGAAGGTGTCCGGGACCTTGGCTGAGCACGCGATCGGGGATGGGACTGAGGGCGTTGTCGGGAACGTGATCGGGAACGTGATCGGGAACGTGATCGGGAACCTGACCGTCATCGGCGTCCGGCACCACAGCCCGGCGTGCGCGGGACTGGTCCGCGAGGCGATCGAGCGGCTGCGGCCGGCGCACGTGCTCATCGAGGGCCCGTCGGACATGAACGACCGGATCGGGGAGTTCCTGCTCGGCCACGAGCTGCCGGTCGCGGTGTTCACCTCGGTGCGGGTCGGCTCGTCCGCGCGCGGCTCGTGGTCGCCGTTCTGCGCGTACTCGCCGGAATGGGTCGCGCTGACCGAGGGCACGCGGGCCGGCGCCGAGGTGCGCTTCATCGACCTGCCGGCCTGGCATCCGGCGTTCTCGGTGCTGACCAACCGGTACGCCGACGCCGAGCTGCGGTTCACCGAGGTGGTGGACGAGCTGTGCCGGCAGTTCGGCATGGACAACATCGACACGCTGTGGGACCACATCGCGGAGATGGAGGCCGGGCAGACCTCGGCGGCCGAGCTCGGCGAGCGGTTGAACACGTACTTCGACCTGGTGCGGACGGCTTCTGAGGCGGACCGGCAGCCGGGTGGGGGTTCTGGCACGGATTCGGACGGCGGTCCGAGCGGCGATCCCGGCGGTGGTCTTGGCGGTGATCCCAGCGGTGATTCAGGCGGTGACTCGAGCGAGCTGACCTCGGACGAGATCCGCGAGGCGTACATGGCGCGCTGGATCTCGGGGGCACTGCGGCAGAGCCCTGACAGGCCGGTCCTGGTGGTGTGCGGCGGGTTCCACCGGCCGGCGCTGATGCGGCTCGCGGCCGAGGCGCTGTCGCGTCCCGGCGATGCCGCGTGGCCGAAAGCCGAGCCGGCGCCTGCGGAATCCACCGCCAGCTACCTCGTTCCCTACTCGTTCAAGCGCCTCGACTCCTTCGACGGCTACCAGTCCGGCATGCCGTCGCCGGGGTACTACCAGCGGCTGTGGGAACTGGGACCGAGCGGCGCGGCCGCGGCGCTGACCGAGGACGTCGTGCTGCGGCTGCGCAAGCGCAGCCAGCGGGTCTCGACCGCCGACCTCATCGCGGCGCGGGTCAACGGCGAGGGCTTGGCAGCCGTGCGGGGACACCGGTATCCGGCTCGCGCTGACCTGCTCGACGGCCTGGTCTCGGCGCTCGTCACCGAGGCGCTGGACCAGCCGCTGCCGTGGACCGGCCGCCGGCTGCTGGCGCCGGGGACGCATCCGGCGGTCGTGGAGATGGTCGCGGCGCTGTCCGGCGACCAGGTCGGACGGCTGCATCCCGACACGCCGCTGCCGCCGCTCGTGCACGACGCCGAGGCGGAGTTGGAGCGGCACGGGCTGGCGGATAAGAAGTCTGCGACGCTGGACCTGACCGTTGACAGCGAACGGGAATCCTCGCGGCTGTTGCACCGTCTCAGGGTTCTGCGCATCCCCGGCTACGACCGGGTCTCGGGACCGGATCCGGCGGCCGAGGACAGCACGTTCACCGAGGAGTGGCGGATCACCACCGAGCGGGACCGGCTTGCCGCGCTGATCGAGGCCGGGGGATACGGTCCGACCGTCGAGCTGGCGGCGACGGCGCGGCTCGGGGAGCGCGTGCAGGGCGGCGGAGGCCTGGAGGCGGCGGCGCTGGCGCTTTTCGACGCGGTGCTGTGCGGGATCGAGGACCTGTCGCAGGAGGTGCTGGGCTCGTTGTCGCAGTCGGTGGGCGCCGGCAACGACGTCGAGCCGCTGGGGGAGGTGCTGGCGGCCGTGCTCGGCTTGTGGCGGCACGACCAGCTGCTCGCGGCTCAGGAGTCTGCGACGCTCGGGACGGTCATCGACGCTTCGGTGGACCGGCTGTTGTGGCTGGTGGAATCGGCGCCGGGAGCTGCGGGGGCGCCTGCTCAGCCGCGCCGGATCGCGGCCGTGCGCTCGGTGCGGGACGCCGTCCGGCACGCGGCGGCACGGCTCGAGCTGGACACGGTGCGTGCGCTGGAGGTCATGGCGCGCATCGCGGACAACGCGGAGGCCGCCCCGGATCTGCGCGGTGCGGCGTTCGGCTTCGGCTGGTCGCTGGGCACGCCGCCGCCGGATGCCGAGCGCACGATCCGTGCCGCCGGGAGCCCGGCGAGCCTCGGGGACTGGCTCGGCGGGCTGTTCGCGCTGGCGCGGGAGCAGTGTCTGGAGGAGGCGTCGGTGCTGCCGGTGCTGAACGATCTCGTTACGGCGATGACGGATCGGGACTTGTTGGTGGCTCTGCCGGCACTGCGGCAGGCGTTCGGCTACTTCCCGCCGCGCGAGCGGGAGACGATCGCCGGGCAGGTGCTGCGGCTGCACGGGGTCGAGGACTCGGTGCGGTCGCTGGT